In a single window of the Sporichthya brevicatena genome:
- a CDS encoding enoyl-CoA hydratase yields the protein MTDYGFLIYEEIDDASIVRILLNRPETRNAQNRGLLVELDEAFARAEEDDRVRVVILGGVGPLFSSGHDLGSKVHLAELNEGPEQHPSRRINGGTKPATEKRMRQEWHYFFDNTRRWRNLRKITIAQVQGKVFAAGLMLTWACDLIVGADDVEFADVVGSRLGMCGVEYFGHPWEFGPRRAKELLLTGDTLTVDEAYRIGMVSKVFPRAELEESTLAFARRIARMPSMAALLIKESVNQSVDNMGFYNALNACFTLHELNHAYWAEVSGGKVILGTEEFGLPGWKDAGPPRPRDAATP from the coding sequence ATGACGGATTACGGATTCCTCATCTACGAGGAGATCGACGACGCGTCGATCGTGCGGATCCTGCTGAACCGGCCGGAGACCCGTAACGCCCAGAACCGTGGGCTGCTGGTCGAGCTCGATGAGGCCTTCGCCCGTGCCGAGGAGGACGACCGCGTCCGCGTCGTCATCCTCGGCGGTGTGGGTCCGCTCTTCTCCTCCGGCCACGACCTGGGCTCGAAGGTGCATCTGGCCGAGCTCAACGAGGGGCCCGAACAGCACCCCAGCCGCCGGATCAACGGTGGCACGAAGCCCGCCACCGAGAAGCGAATGCGTCAGGAGTGGCACTACTTCTTCGACAACACGCGACGCTGGCGCAACCTCCGGAAGATCACCATCGCGCAGGTTCAGGGCAAGGTCTTCGCGGCCGGGCTCATGCTGACCTGGGCCTGCGACCTCATCGTCGGTGCCGATGACGTCGAGTTCGCCGACGTGGTCGGCAGTCGACTCGGCATGTGCGGCGTCGAGTACTTCGGGCACCCCTGGGAGTTCGGACCTCGTCGCGCCAAGGAGCTGCTCCTCACCGGCGACACGCTGACCGTGGACGAGGCGTACCGCATCGGCATGGTGAGCAAGGTCTTCCCGCGCGCGGAGCTCGAGGAGTCGACGCTGGCCTTCGCGCGGCGCATTGCGCGCATGCCGTCGATGGCGGCTCTGCTCATCAAGGAATCGGTGAACCAGAGCGTCGACAACATGGGTTTCTACAACGCTCTCAACGCCTGCTTCACCCTGCACGAACTGAACCACGCCTACTGGGCCGAGGTGAGCGGCGGCAAGGTGATCCTCGGAACCGAGGAATTCGGCCTTCCCGGGTGGAAGGACGCAGGTCCGCCCCGACCGCGGGACGCAGCGACCCCATGA
- a CDS encoding LLM class flavin-dependent oxidoreductase — MTPTDSLGFGLLVPTLAEFEPCGLSDLRAAAELGDRSDVDVLWVGDHLMYSAPIHDATVATAVLGALTSRVKVGTNVLQLPLRRPVDVAKSYASISQLTSGRVVLGIGVGGGFEPEWIAAGVSLRDRGARCDEAIDALHWYWNGEERAGRYAVSPGVAIDPPPVGGRVPLWVGGRAGAAVRRAARCDGSLNIWVSPQRCASIREEITDLRDGDIAEFTFGLELLAHVHDDLATARENTRTAISRLNLEPDALEKYTAYGPPEVVAERVLAFVEAGVQHVSFYLPTEGWLPQATRIVDEVIPLVRAARPSLVALEA; from the coding sequence GTGACCCCGACCGACTCGCTCGGCTTCGGGCTGCTCGTTCCTACCCTCGCAGAGTTCGAGCCGTGCGGCCTTTCGGACTTGCGGGCGGCTGCGGAACTCGGCGACCGTTCTGACGTCGATGTGCTGTGGGTGGGCGACCACCTCATGTACAGCGCACCGATCCACGACGCCACGGTGGCCACGGCGGTGCTCGGGGCCCTCACGTCGCGGGTCAAGGTGGGCACCAACGTGCTTCAGCTTCCCCTCCGTCGGCCGGTGGACGTGGCGAAGAGTTACGCCTCGATCAGCCAACTGACCTCGGGTCGCGTGGTGCTCGGCATCGGCGTGGGTGGCGGGTTCGAGCCCGAGTGGATCGCGGCCGGCGTGAGTCTGCGCGATCGCGGCGCGCGCTGTGACGAGGCCATCGACGCGCTGCACTGGTACTGGAACGGTGAGGAGCGCGCGGGCCGGTACGCCGTCAGCCCGGGTGTGGCGATCGACCCTCCGCCGGTCGGCGGCCGCGTCCCGCTGTGGGTGGGCGGCCGCGCCGGGGCGGCAGTCCGCCGGGCGGCGCGATGTGACGGCAGCCTGAACATCTGGGTCAGCCCACAGCGGTGCGCGTCGATCCGAGAGGAAATTACCGACCTGCGCGATGGCGACATCGCCGAGTTCACCTTCGGCCTCGAGCTGCTTGCCCACGTGCACGACGATCTCGCCACGGCGCGGGAGAACACGCGAACCGCGATCTCGCGCCTGAACCTCGAACCCGATGCGCTGGAGAAGTACACCGCGTACGGACCGCCGGAGGTCGTGGCCGAGCGGGTCCTCGCGTTCGTGGAGGCCGGCGTGCAGCACGTCAGCTTCTACCTGCCGACGGAGGGCTGGCTTCCCCAAGCGACCCGCATCGTCGACGAGGTGATCCCGCTGGTGCGCGCCGCCCGCCCCTCGCTCGTCGCCCTGGAGGCATGA
- a CDS encoding Rieske 2Fe-2S domain-containing protein has product MHGFPHGYASGWYQVGWSGEFGPGAVVPLRYFEKDLVCFRTESGDLRISDAFCLHFGAHLGYGGKVEGDCIVCPFHGWKWDAEGRNVDIPYSDPERMKLQIKHWPVAEVDGLVLMWFGANGEAPTWDPPRMLPEGADHLTDFWPVYPDTCHVWPGLRFPPQVATENSGDAAHFHYVHGAASVPDVEEWSEGEHWFTTGFKVTFGGHAPTTWATPNGPVDGRIVTTCHGMGLAAGRIESFDLVYTLASTTPIDRHTSDHRATVWVPKVRGDGSKLDESVRDRWARQQTTQHVADFPVWENMTYIAKPPFAATEVKSFHALRRWIEGQYSNSGGAA; this is encoded by the coding sequence GTTGGTACCAGGTGGGGTGGAGCGGAGAGTTCGGTCCCGGGGCGGTCGTCCCGCTTCGGTACTTCGAGAAGGACCTCGTGTGCTTCCGAACCGAGTCCGGCGACCTACGGATCAGTGACGCCTTCTGCCTCCACTTCGGCGCGCACCTCGGTTACGGGGGCAAGGTCGAAGGAGACTGCATCGTCTGCCCGTTCCACGGCTGGAAGTGGGACGCCGAAGGTCGCAACGTCGACATCCCGTACAGCGACCCCGAGCGGATGAAGCTGCAGATCAAGCACTGGCCCGTCGCCGAGGTCGACGGCCTCGTGCTGATGTGGTTCGGGGCGAACGGCGAGGCGCCGACCTGGGACCCGCCGCGGATGCTGCCGGAGGGCGCCGACCACCTCACGGATTTCTGGCCGGTCTACCCGGACACGTGCCACGTCTGGCCCGGTCTGCGATTCCCGCCGCAGGTCGCCACCGAGAACAGTGGCGACGCAGCCCACTTCCACTATGTCCACGGCGCCGCGTCAGTGCCGGACGTCGAGGAGTGGTCGGAGGGCGAGCACTGGTTCACCACGGGGTTCAAGGTGACCTTCGGGGGCCACGCCCCGACCACCTGGGCCACACCCAACGGGCCGGTGGACGGGCGGATCGTCACGACGTGCCACGGGATGGGACTCGCTGCGGGGCGCATCGAGTCCTTCGACCTCGTCTACACGCTCGCCTCGACGACGCCGATCGACCGCCACACCTCCGACCACCGCGCGACGGTGTGGGTCCCCAAGGTGCGGGGTGACGGTTCGAAGCTGGACGAGTCGGTACGTGACCGCTGGGCACGCCAGCAGACCACGCAGCACGTCGCCGACTTCCCGGTGTGGGAGAACATGACCTACATCGCGAAGCCGCCGTTCGCGGCCACCGAGGTCAAGTCCTTCCACGCCCTGCGGCGGTGGATCGAGGGGCAGTACTCGAACTCCGGCGGGGCCGCGTGA
- a CDS encoding acyl-CoA dehydrogenase family protein, giving the protein MTGTSLAPTVLDAIQTLTDFAAGNADVDQVLRRQYELGLAWPHFRVGEGGLGLSRAEARAVRARLTEIDLPRTPASFVGLHQASALFHDFGSDRQRALIPRIFTGEDQWCQLFSEPGAGSDLANVGCRAELRGGTWHIDGQKVWTSNARHASHALLLARTDPGEVKHRGMTMFVLDMRQPGVEVRPLRQMDGGARFSEVFLVDARVSDTDRVGDVGAGWAMAMHILTTERDGASELFDRPVEEILELWRTSSPRPAPALRDEVVRLWVSSRVNQLSGARARRSGDPAEKARLGGIAKIAASEHAQRHADLLAVLLGPSAVAAADYEAAFEDDLDPRSTAAKDFGSLSPHRFILRCRAMSIEGGTNEIARNVAGERVLGLPPEPRADKGRPWRDLLKS; this is encoded by the coding sequence ATGACCGGCACCAGCCTCGCCCCGACGGTCCTCGATGCGATCCAGACCCTCACGGACTTCGCCGCCGGTAACGCCGACGTGGACCAGGTTCTCCGGCGTCAGTACGAACTCGGTCTCGCCTGGCCGCACTTCCGCGTCGGGGAAGGGGGCCTCGGCCTGAGCCGCGCGGAGGCCCGCGCGGTCCGAGCGCGACTGACCGAGATCGACCTCCCGCGGACACCGGCCAGCTTCGTGGGACTGCACCAGGCCTCGGCGCTGTTCCACGACTTCGGCTCCGACCGCCAGCGGGCCCTGATCCCGCGCATCTTCACGGGGGAGGACCAGTGGTGTCAGCTCTTCAGTGAGCCCGGCGCCGGATCCGACCTCGCGAACGTCGGGTGCCGCGCCGAACTGCGCGGCGGGACCTGGCACATCGACGGGCAGAAGGTGTGGACGAGCAACGCTCGCCACGCCTCCCATGCTCTCCTGCTCGCGCGGACCGATCCCGGCGAGGTGAAGCACCGCGGCATGACCATGTTCGTCCTCGACATGCGGCAGCCCGGCGTCGAGGTCAGGCCGCTGCGGCAGATGGACGGCGGCGCGCGGTTCAGCGAGGTGTTCCTGGTCGACGCGCGGGTCAGCGATACGGACCGGGTCGGTGACGTCGGCGCCGGCTGGGCGATGGCGATGCACATCCTGACCACGGAGCGGGACGGCGCCAGTGAGCTCTTCGACCGGCCTGTGGAGGAGATCCTCGAACTGTGGCGCACGAGCTCACCGCGGCCTGCGCCTGCGCTCCGGGACGAGGTCGTACGCCTGTGGGTCTCCTCGCGGGTGAACCAGCTCTCCGGGGCCCGGGCCCGGCGGAGCGGTGATCCGGCGGAGAAGGCCCGACTCGGCGGCATCGCGAAGATCGCCGCGAGCGAGCATGCGCAACGGCACGCTGATCTCCTCGCGGTCCTCCTCGGGCCCTCCGCCGTCGCCGCCGCCGACTACGAGGCGGCGTTCGAGGACGACCTCGATCCACGCTCCACCGCGGCCAAGGACTTCGGCAGCCTTTCGCCGCACCGCTTCATCCTGCGCTGTCGAGCTATGTCCATCGAGGGCGGCACCAATGAGATCGCGCGCAACGTGGCGGGTGAGCGTGTTCTGGGCCTTCCGCCCGAGCCCCGCGCGGACAAGGGACGCCCATGGCGGGATCTGCTCAAGTCATGA